From Glycine max cultivar Williams 82 chromosome 11, Glycine_max_v4.0, whole genome shotgun sequence, the proteins below share one genomic window:
- the LOC102665128 gene encoding eukaryotic initiation factor 4A-3-like, with amino-acid sequence MEKLLVSDEARREFSNLHHAFDEVNSQLQTKFSQVFTWGVRFLIFDRVQALILSPMRELTSQIEMVILAAGDFINIQAHACVRGKSVGEDIRKLEYGVHVVFGTPGQEESDEMLSKGFKYKIYDVYRYLLLDLLELGKAEAEFANNSIE; translated from the exons ATGGAAAAGCTTCTGGTCTCCGATGAGGCTCGCAGGGAGTTCTCCAATCTCCATCACGCTTTCGATGAGGTTAACTCCCAACTCCAAACCAAGTTTAGCCAG GTATTTACATGGGGTGttcgttttttaatttttgacagGGTTCAGGCTTTAATATTGTCACCAATGAGGGAACTAACCTCGCAAATTGAGATGGTTATATTGGCTGCTGGGGATTTCATCAATATACAAGCTCATGCATGCGTTAGAGGTAAAAGTGTGGGAGAAGACATAAGGAAACTTGAGTATGGAGTTCATGTGGTGTTTGGAACTCCTGGCCAA GAAGAATCTGATGAAATGTTGAGCAAAgggtttaaatataaaatttatgatgtgTACAGATATCTCCTACTTGACCTTCTG GAGCTAGGCAAGGCAGAAGCTGAGTTTGCCAACAATAGCATTGAATAA